In Streptomyces thermolilacinus SPC6, a single genomic region encodes these proteins:
- a CDS encoding FtsK/SpoIIIE domain-containing protein, giving the protein MSDLVTALEVTGALGAAGGLGYAKARAPRVFWSLVGLPVARVRFMVTYRATMDVCGLTVQPSRLRAFMVRNVARRPDVQPVPPQVRRVRGSSTGMNVTLRLPAGLEPADVAAASERLRHAWGVHSVHVIETKPGFIELRMTGYDVLRRVRMPRRLPRGLAAGPLVVPVALREDGTAFVRDYRKIPHALTLGANQSGKSMYQRNLIAGLAKLPVGLVGIDCKRGVEQRGYAPRLSAFAVTPDEASGLLDALVGEMEDRFDLLSEYGVADLWDLPARVRPVPLVVLVDEVAELFLTAVKKDEERRDRMVMQMIRLAQMARAVGIYLEVCGQRFGSELGKGATMLRAQLTGRTVHRVNDKQTAEMGLGDIAPDAVFAVTTIPPDRPGVAVAGDSSGRWSRIRTPAMTPTEAVAVCRQYAHLTPHIPALEPFRPVIPAEPAQVMAPLVKPMPVTE; this is encoded by the coding sequence ATGTCGGACCTCGTCACTGCTCTGGAGGTGACCGGCGCGTTAGGCGCCGCTGGTGGCCTCGGATACGCGAAGGCTCGTGCGCCGCGTGTGTTCTGGTCGCTGGTGGGCCTGCCGGTCGCCAGGGTGCGGTTCATGGTCACGTACCGGGCGACGATGGACGTGTGCGGTCTGACGGTTCAGCCGTCCCGGCTCCGCGCGTTCATGGTCCGCAACGTGGCCCGCCGCCCGGACGTCCAGCCGGTCCCGCCCCAGGTGCGGCGGGTGCGTGGCTCGTCCACCGGCATGAATGTGACCCTGCGTCTCCCGGCTGGTCTTGAGCCCGCCGACGTGGCTGCCGCCTCGGAGCGGCTGCGGCACGCCTGGGGTGTCCACTCCGTGCACGTCATCGAGACGAAGCCCGGTTTCATCGAACTGCGGATGACCGGCTATGACGTGCTGCGGCGGGTGAGGATGCCGCGCCGACTGCCCCGTGGCCTCGCGGCCGGGCCGCTGGTGGTTCCCGTGGCGCTGCGGGAGGACGGCACGGCGTTCGTACGGGACTACCGCAAGATCCCGCACGCGCTGACGCTGGGCGCGAACCAGTCCGGCAAGTCGATGTACCAGCGCAACCTGATAGCCGGGCTGGCGAAGCTGCCCGTGGGTCTGGTCGGGATCGACTGCAAGCGCGGGGTCGAACAGCGCGGTTACGCGCCCCGGCTCTCCGCGTTCGCCGTCACCCCCGATGAGGCGTCGGGCCTGCTGGATGCCCTGGTGGGCGAGATGGAAGACCGCTTCGACCTGCTGAGCGAGTACGGCGTTGCCGACCTGTGGGACCTTCCCGCTCGGGTGCGCCCGGTGCCGCTGGTCGTGCTCGTGGACGAGGTCGCGGAGCTGTTCCTCACGGCGGTGAAGAAGGACGAGGAACGGCGGGACCGGATGGTCATGCAGATGATCCGCCTCGCGCAGATGGCCCGCGCGGTCGGCATCTACCTGGAGGTGTGCGGCCAGCGGTTCGGCTCCGAACTCGGCAAGGGCGCCACCATGCTCCGCGCCCAGCTCACCGGCCGCACAGTGCACCGCGTCAACGACAAGCAGACCGCCGAGATGGGCTTGGGCGACATCGCCCCGGACGCCGTCTTCGCCGTCACGACGATCCCGCCGGACCGCCCCGGCGTCGCGGTGGCCGGTGACTCCTCCGGCCGCTGGTCCCGCATCCGTACCCCTGCGATGACGCCGACCGAAGCCGTCGCCGTCTGCCGCCAGTACGCGCACCTGACCCCGCACATTCCGGCCCTTGAGCCGTTCCGGCCGGTCATCCCCGCCGAGCCCGCTCAGGTCATGGCGCCGCTGGTCAAGCCCATGCCGGTCACCGAGTAG
- a CDS encoding DUF2637 domain-containing protein yields MLRSLRVDAVLVQAVIAGALSFAHLHDLAEAAGQDGWKAWAYPVSVDLLLVAAWRRMRKQGDNRAAWVWFVIALTASLGANVATAGLLDLNDVPAWLRILVAGWPALAFLGGTLLVHAPKPTEDEPTTPPAPVTEPDRLAPTSAPEPITLERSPDPEPEPEPVAVEHAPDPVPELPAPAPAPAPAAAVPVPPALLDHARKVADAHRTRTGTPIDPDTLRARLGVPAPLADSIAAQLA; encoded by the coding sequence GTGCTCCGCTCCCTTCGCGTGGACGCCGTGCTGGTGCAAGCCGTGATCGCTGGTGCGCTGTCCTTCGCGCACCTGCACGACCTGGCCGAAGCCGCCGGGCAGGACGGGTGGAAGGCGTGGGCCTACCCGGTCAGTGTCGATCTGCTGTTGGTGGCGGCCTGGCGCCGGATGCGCAAGCAGGGGGACAACCGCGCCGCCTGGGTGTGGTTCGTCATCGCCCTCACGGCCTCCCTCGGTGCGAACGTCGCCACCGCCGGACTGCTCGACCTGAACGACGTACCCGCCTGGCTGCGCATCCTCGTCGCCGGGTGGCCCGCGCTCGCCTTCCTCGGCGGCACCCTCCTCGTCCACGCACCCAAGCCCACCGAGGACGAACCGACCACACCCCCGGCACCGGTCACTGAACCGGACCGCCTTGCTCCGACGTCGGCCCCAGAGCCGATCACCCTCGAACGGAGCCCCGACCCGGAACCGGAGCCGGAGCCGGTCGCGGTCGAACACGCCCCGGACCCCGTACCGGAACTGCCCGCACCCGCACCCGCACCTGCTCCTGCGGCTGCCGTGCCGGTACCGCCCGCGCTCCTCGACCACGCCCGCAAGGTCGCCGACGCCCACCGCACACGGACCGGGACGCCGATCGACCCGGACACGCTGCGCGCCCGCCTCGGCGTCCCCGCACCGCTGGCCGACTCCATCGCCGCCCAACTCGCCTGA
- a CDS encoding mobile element transfer protein — translation MARPNRFYDVIRIGPVQVGSHYDGRGRTKHTAVCTAPGCDFSADYHHRPAAELAARTHRCNA, via the coding sequence ATGGCGCGTCCCAACCGCTTCTACGACGTGATCCGTATCGGCCCGGTCCAGGTCGGCAGCCACTACGACGGCCGTGGCCGGACCAAGCACACCGCCGTGTGCACGGCCCCCGGCTGCGACTTCTCCGCCGACTACCACCACCGCCCCGCCGCCGAACTCGCCGCCCGCACCCACCGCTGCAACGCCTGA
- a CDS encoding GGDEF domain-containing protein — translation MDLPLIATALPALGWAIHGGVLARRLAEARRDPLTGLHTRAGWTTRAERILSTSPAALVLLVDLDDFKAINDTHGHAAGDAVLVATADRLSAWCGRTGIPARLGGDEFTAITRHTLDTDALRVALNQPVDHAGTRIPVGASVGVCHRTDLPLPSLTDALSAADAAMYRAKGHGRRNTHHR, via the coding sequence ATGGACCTGCCCCTGATCGCCACGGCGTTACCGGCCCTCGGGTGGGCCATCCACGGCGGTGTGCTGGCTCGCCGCCTGGCCGAGGCTCGCCGCGACCCGCTCACCGGCCTGCACACCCGCGCCGGATGGACCACCCGCGCCGAGCGCATCCTGTCCACGTCCCCCGCCGCGCTGGTGCTGCTGGTGGACCTGGACGACTTCAAGGCCATCAACGACACCCACGGCCACGCGGCCGGTGACGCGGTCCTCGTCGCGACCGCCGACCGCCTGTCCGCCTGGTGCGGCCGGACCGGCATCCCCGCCCGCCTCGGCGGCGACGAGTTCACCGCCATCACGCGCCACACCCTCGACACCGACGCCCTGCGGGTCGCGCTCAACCAGCCCGTTGACCACGCCGGAACGCGCATCCCGGTCGGCGCCTCCGTCGGTGTCTGCCACCGCACCGACCTGCCGTTGCCGTCTCTCACCGACGCCCTGTCCGCCGCCGACGCCGCCATGTACCGGGCCAAGGGCCACGGCAGGCGCAACACCCACCACCGCTGA
- the repSA gene encoding replication initiator protein RepSA, which produces MTDAATMAGLDPATLADVVRLAGSTGFDRLQDQIRRTGGCTDPIRLTGATKLLDPSTKTVLHAYSTTDEPGGVLRVACGNRRASRCPACAWTYAGDTYHLIRVGLVGDPAKGTPDTVRDHPRVFATLTAPSFGPVHNRPGNRPCACGTRHAEDAPELGTALDPATYDYAGSVLWNNHASELWRYFTIYLRREIARRAGLTQKAAREASRVSFGKVAEYQKRGAVHFHAVIRFDGPDGPDTPPPAWATLDLLTDAIRSAAARVRVEVPAAGDQPARTLRWGTQLDTQPIGAFGNGEEINEQAVASYVAKYATKAAETTGTVDRRIGNKEALDLLDVPDHPRRLIEACLDLHPLYPDRKLRDWAHMLGFRGHFSTKSRRYSTTLTALRHARADYRAAEQRAALGLPDPDDHPEATTLVVAHWTYAGHGHTPGESWLAATIRRDIQHNREAAREALHDLDTQGED; this is translated from the coding sequence GTGACCGACGCCGCCACCATGGCGGGCCTGGACCCGGCCACCCTCGCCGACGTGGTGAGGCTGGCCGGGTCCACCGGCTTCGACCGCCTCCAGGACCAGATCCGCCGCACTGGCGGCTGCACCGACCCCATCCGTCTGACCGGCGCCACCAAGCTGCTCGACCCGTCCACCAAGACCGTGCTCCACGCGTACTCCACCACCGACGAACCCGGCGGCGTCCTGCGCGTCGCCTGCGGCAACCGCCGCGCCTCCCGCTGCCCCGCCTGCGCCTGGACCTACGCCGGGGACACCTACCACCTCATCCGCGTCGGACTCGTCGGAGACCCGGCCAAGGGCACCCCCGACACCGTGCGCGACCACCCCCGCGTCTTCGCCACCCTCACCGCCCCCTCCTTCGGCCCCGTCCACAACCGGCCCGGAAACCGCCCCTGCGCCTGCGGCACCCGCCACGCCGAAGACGCCCCCGAGCTGGGCACGGCCCTGGACCCGGCGACGTACGACTACGCGGGCTCGGTGCTGTGGAACAACCACGCCTCCGAGCTGTGGCGCTACTTCACGATCTACCTCCGCCGCGAGATCGCCCGCCGCGCCGGACTCACCCAGAAAGCCGCCCGCGAAGCCTCGCGCGTCTCCTTCGGCAAGGTCGCCGAGTACCAGAAACGCGGCGCCGTCCACTTCCACGCGGTCATCCGTTTCGACGGCCCCGACGGACCCGACACACCCCCGCCCGCCTGGGCCACCCTCGACCTGCTCACCGACGCCATCCGGTCCGCCGCCGCCCGCGTCCGCGTCGAAGTCCCGGCCGCCGGGGACCAGCCCGCCCGCACCCTGCGGTGGGGCACCCAACTCGACACCCAGCCCATCGGCGCCTTCGGCAACGGCGAAGAGATCAACGAACAGGCCGTCGCCTCCTACGTCGCCAAGTACGCCACCAAAGCCGCCGAGACCACCGGCACCGTCGACCGCCGCATCGGCAACAAGGAAGCCCTCGACCTCCTCGACGTGCCCGACCACCCCCGGCGCCTGATCGAAGCCTGCCTCGACCTCCACCCGCTCTACCCGGACCGGAAGCTACGCGACTGGGCCCACATGCTCGGCTTCCGCGGCCACTTCTCCACCAAGTCCCGCCGCTACTCCACCACCCTCACCGCCCTGCGCCACGCACGCGCCGACTACCGCGCCGCCGAACAACGCGCCGCCCTCGGCCTGCCCGACCCCGACGACCACCCCGAAGCCACCACCCTCGTCGTCGCCCACTGGACCTACGCCGGTCACGGCCACACCCCCGGCGAATCCTGGCTCGCCGCCACCATCCGCCGCGACATCCAGCACAACCGCGAAGCCGCACGCGAAGCACTGCACGACCTCGACACCCAAGGGGAGGACTGA
- a CDS encoding excisionase family DNA-binding protein gives MDRLLTVEQVAEMLGTTVRFPRRLIEERRIEFVKVGRHVRIRESAVTAFVAANTVQPVVIRSSRLRSVA, from the coding sequence ATGGATCGACTGCTGACCGTGGAGCAGGTCGCCGAGATGCTGGGAACGACGGTGCGCTTCCCCCGTCGGCTGATCGAGGAACGGCGGATCGAGTTCGTCAAGGTCGGCCGACACGTCCGCATCCGGGAGAGCGCCGTCACCGCGTTCGTCGCGGCGAACACGGTCCAGCCGGTGGTCATTCGTTCGTCCCGTCTTCGGTCGGTGGCCTGA
- a CDS encoding tyrosine-type recombinase/integrase — MARKRKARRSFGRVRKLPSGRYQARYPGPDGILRPADRTFATTTDADLWLAKKRVEIEEGRWLDPAEGQTTVREWSARWLASVAPQLKHKTQASYRSLIDSRINPVLGDRELASLRPITVAEWVAAMKMQGLSASRIRQAYRVLSQVMGSAVDNGLISQTPCRGVRLPRMPQTEPHILTPVEASRIVRNADAPHDLLIALLAFAGLRVGEAFALRRRDVDVSGRLLVVDENLAEANGALVFDTPKSHQRRVLSLAPSLALRLGAYLDGLPGGDDVLLFTNRSGRPLRYNQWRKAYFDPAVSAAGLTDVTPHDLRASHGTWVADRYGVMTAAHRLGHSNASVTTRHYARPVAGRDAEVATASDAWFQGHDGAYGARSGHGEDDDGSTGALAPL, encoded by the coding sequence ATGGCCCGCAAGCGCAAGGCACGCCGCAGCTTCGGACGGGTGCGCAAGCTGCCCTCGGGCCGGTACCAGGCTCGGTATCCGGGCCCGGACGGCATCCTGCGGCCTGCTGACCGAACCTTCGCCACCACGACCGACGCTGATCTGTGGCTCGCCAAGAAGCGTGTGGAGATCGAGGAAGGCCGCTGGCTCGACCCGGCCGAGGGGCAGACCACTGTCCGGGAGTGGTCGGCTCGCTGGTTGGCATCGGTAGCGCCTCAGCTCAAGCACAAGACGCAGGCGTCGTACCGCTCGCTGATCGACTCGCGCATCAACCCGGTGCTCGGGGACCGTGAGCTGGCGAGCCTGAGGCCCATCACGGTCGCGGAGTGGGTCGCTGCCATGAAGATGCAGGGGTTGAGCGCGTCGCGGATTCGTCAGGCGTACCGGGTCCTGTCACAGGTCATGGGCTCGGCAGTCGATAACGGTCTGATCAGCCAGACTCCGTGTCGTGGCGTGCGCCTGCCCCGTATGCCTCAGACCGAGCCGCACATCCTTACACCGGTGGAGGCGTCGCGGATCGTCCGGAACGCCGACGCTCCGCATGACCTCCTGATCGCGCTGCTGGCCTTCGCGGGCCTACGGGTCGGGGAGGCCTTCGCGCTTCGTCGGAGGGACGTAGACGTGTCTGGCCGACTCCTGGTGGTGGACGAGAACCTGGCGGAAGCGAACGGGGCGCTGGTCTTCGACACGCCGAAGTCCCACCAGCGGCGGGTCCTCTCCCTGGCTCCGTCCCTTGCCCTGCGGCTCGGTGCTTACCTCGACGGTCTGCCCGGAGGGGATGACGTGCTTCTCTTCACGAACCGGTCCGGTCGGCCGCTGCGCTACAACCAGTGGCGCAAGGCGTACTTCGACCCCGCTGTCTCGGCGGCCGGCCTAACGGACGTGACACCCCACGACCTTCGGGCTTCGCATGGGACCTGGGTAGCCGACCGGTACGGCGTCATGACCGCCGCCCACCGCCTCGGGCACTCCAACGCGAGCGTCACCACCCGCCACTACGCTCGGCCCGTTGCCGGTCGGGACGCGGAGGTGGCCACCGCCTCGGACGCCTGGTTCCAGGGGCACGACGGGGCTTATGGGGCACGCAGCGGGCACGGCGAGGACGACGACGGCTCGACTGGGGCTCTTGCGCCGCTCTGA
- a CDS encoding Imm32 family immunity protein, whose product MGEPKIKVHDSATEVTITANAAGLRDLAEHLVSLAAPGLPDGYHQHLDGGINLEDGSISLILERDDEL is encoded by the coding sequence ATGGGCGAACCCAAGATCAAGGTGCACGACTCAGCCACCGAAGTCACCATCACCGCCAACGCCGCCGGACTGCGGGACCTGGCCGAGCACCTCGTCAGTCTCGCCGCCCCCGGACTCCCGGACGGCTACCACCAGCATCTTGATGGCGGCATCAACCTCGAGGACGGCTCGATCAGCCTGATCCTCGAACGGGATGACGAGCTGTAG